From the genome of Deinococcus sp. JMULE3, one region includes:
- a CDS encoding ABC transporter ATP-binding protein: MPKPMLELDNVHTYYDHIHALKGISLTVNEGEIVALIGGNGAGKTTTLRTISGMMKPRTGALTFEGQTIAGIPAHHIMQKGISHVPEGRRIFKDMSVRENLDVGAYTVTDRALIESRIQEGFGFFPRLKEREHQLGGTMSGGEQQMLAIARALMVAPRLLLLDEPSMGLSPLFVEAIFDIIVKLNKERGTTVLLVEQNANMALQIAHRAYVLQTGEIKLSGNAADIAQDESVRKAYLGDE; this comes from the coding sequence ATGCCTAAGCCCATGCTGGAACTCGACAACGTCCACACGTACTACGACCACATCCACGCCCTGAAGGGCATCAGCCTGACCGTGAACGAGGGTGAGATCGTCGCCCTGATCGGCGGGAACGGCGCCGGGAAGACCACCACGCTGCGCACCATCAGCGGCATGATGAAACCCCGCACGGGCGCCCTGACCTTCGAGGGTCAGACCATCGCCGGGATTCCCGCGCACCACATCATGCAGAAGGGGATCAGTCACGTGCCGGAGGGCCGCCGGATCTTCAAGGACATGAGTGTCCGCGAGAACCTCGACGTGGGCGCGTACACCGTCACCGACCGCGCGCTGATCGAGAGCCGCATTCAGGAGGGTTTCGGGTTCTTCCCGCGCCTGAAGGAACGCGAGCATCAGCTGGGCGGCACCATGTCCGGCGGGGAGCAGCAGATGCTCGCCATCGCCCGCGCGCTGATGGTCGCGCCGCGACTGCTGCTGCTGGACGAGCCCAGCATGGGCCTGTCCCCGCTGTTCGTGGAGGCGATCTTCGACATCATCGTGAAGCTGAACAAGGAGCGCGGCACGACCGTGCTGCTGGTCGAGCAGAACGCGAACATGGCCCTGCAGATCGCGCACCGCGCGTACGTGCTGCAGACCGGCGAGATCAAACTCTCCGGGAACGCCGCCGACATCGCGCAGGACGAGAGCGTCCGCAAGGCGTACCTCGGCGACGAGTAA
- a CDS encoding ABC transporter ATP-binding protein: MSGNILEVAGVTKVFGGLTAVNDVTMNIPERSIVSVIGPNGAGKTTFFNMITGIYEPTRGTIRLAGRELVGMRPDQVTEAGIARTFQNIRLFSTMTSEENIMVGRHSRLKSGFLDAVLRTKKFHEGEQEARDAARIMLDFVGLGKWRNELATNLPYGDQRKLEIARALATTPKLILLDEPAAGMNPRETEDLKALIRRVRDELGVTVCLIEHDMRLVMTLSEHITVLDYGSKIAEGLPHQVRNDPRVMEAYLGRGAAAGDYGKEERPHA; encoded by the coding sequence GTGAGCGGCAACATTCTCGAAGTGGCGGGCGTCACGAAGGTCTTCGGCGGTCTGACGGCCGTGAACGACGTGACCATGAACATCCCCGAACGGTCCATCGTCAGCGTGATCGGCCCGAACGGCGCCGGGAAGACCACCTTCTTCAACATGATCACCGGGATCTACGAACCCACGCGGGGCACCATCCGCCTGGCCGGGCGTGAACTGGTGGGCATGCGGCCCGATCAGGTGACGGAAGCCGGGATCGCGCGCACGTTCCAGAACATCCGCCTGTTCTCCACGATGACCAGCGAGGAGAACATCATGGTGGGCCGCCACAGCCGCCTGAAGAGCGGGTTCCTGGACGCCGTGCTGCGCACCAAGAAATTCCATGAGGGCGAGCAGGAGGCCAGGGACGCCGCGCGGATCATGCTGGACTTCGTGGGGCTGGGCAAGTGGCGGAACGAACTGGCGACCAACCTCCCGTACGGGGATCAGCGCAAGCTGGAGATCGCGCGCGCGCTGGCGACCACGCCGAAACTGATCCTGCTGGACGAACCGGCCGCCGGGATGAACCCCCGCGAAACCGAGGACCTGAAGGCCCTGATCCGCCGCGTGCGGGACGAACTGGGCGTGACGGTGTGCCTGATCGAGCACGACATGCGCCTCGTGATGACGCTGTCCGAACACATCACCGTGCTGGATTACGGCAGCAAGATCGCCGAGGGCCTGCCCCATCAGGTCCGCAACGACCCGCGCGTGATGGAAGCGTACCTGGGCCGCGGCGCCGCCGCCGGCGACTACGGGAAGGAAGAACGCCCCCATGCCTAA
- a CDS encoding branched-chain amino acid ABC transporter permease — MTAALKSPKVTPDRTILLVLFFIVTSAFLLVSHNGDLLNQMGAVGTALKNPIVEALMVSLFLANILFAYLWKAAPWARALVGIGSLLFVLPAAGREDTSLLDLSIQIMIFAALALGLNIVVGLAGLLDLGYVAFFAVGAYTWGIVGSPRFAEILRYFGENPGGTNAGTLAIGLVLTVVTAASMMYINRLTSRAAPTAATTWSFRLASVGLVAGVILTVRAILVLMAPQADGLANGLNAGFFWLFLALSIFAAAAVGVLIGLPVLKLKGDYLAIITLGLGEVIRVLANNLDLYSAGSQGITPIKSASVPWFDAAAGALGFAPDQYYLLFLYVLVLVMIVLILTVNVRLDRSRIGRAWIAIRDDEVAAQAMGVPLMQTKLIAFATGASFAGVMGMIFAAKQQFISPESFVLNQSIAILSMVILGGMGSFPGVILGAAVVTLLNLRILPGLGEATANVPWIPQDANPGQLQRLIFGAILVAMMLLRPEGLLPNRRRQLELHHDDNQEDESAQGNAGALGTASGDVYSAGYAPAKEDDKAGGSR; from the coding sequence ATGACCGCCGCCCTCAAGTCTCCCAAAGTCACGCCGGACCGCACGATCCTGCTGGTGCTGTTCTTCATCGTCACCAGCGCGTTCCTGCTCGTCTCGCACAACGGCGACCTGCTGAACCAGATGGGAGCGGTCGGGACCGCGCTGAAGAACCCCATCGTGGAAGCCCTGATGGTCAGCCTGTTCCTGGCGAACATCCTCTTCGCGTACCTGTGGAAGGCCGCGCCATGGGCACGCGCCCTGGTGGGGATCGGCAGTCTGCTGTTCGTGCTGCCCGCCGCGGGCCGCGAGGACACCAGCCTGCTCGACCTGAGCATCCAGATCATGATCTTCGCCGCGCTGGCGCTGGGCCTGAACATCGTGGTGGGCCTCGCGGGCCTGCTCGACCTGGGCTACGTGGCCTTCTTCGCGGTCGGCGCGTACACTTGGGGCATCGTGGGCAGCCCGCGCTTCGCGGAGATCCTGCGGTACTTCGGTGAGAATCCGGGCGGCACGAACGCCGGGACGCTCGCCATCGGGCTGGTCCTGACCGTCGTGACGGCCGCGAGCATGATGTACATCAACCGACTGACGTCCCGCGCCGCGCCGACCGCCGCGACCACCTGGAGTTTCCGGCTGGCCAGCGTCGGTCTGGTCGCCGGGGTCATCCTGACGGTCCGCGCCATTCTGGTACTGATGGCCCCGCAGGCTGACGGTCTGGCGAACGGCCTGAACGCCGGGTTCTTCTGGCTGTTCCTGGCGCTGAGTATCTTCGCCGCAGCCGCCGTGGGCGTCCTGATCGGTCTGCCCGTGCTGAAACTGAAGGGCGACTACCTGGCGATCATCACGCTGGGCCTGGGCGAAGTGATCCGCGTGCTGGCGAACAACCTCGACCTGTACTCGGCGGGTTCGCAGGGCATCACGCCCATCAAGAGCGCCTCGGTGCCGTGGTTCGACGCGGCGGCGGGCGCGCTGGGCTTCGCGCCGGACCAGTACTACCTGCTGTTCCTGTACGTGCTGGTGCTCGTCATGATCGTCCTGATCCTGACCGTGAACGTCCGCCTGGACCGCAGCCGTATCGGCCGCGCGTGGATCGCCATCCGCGACGACGAGGTCGCCGCGCAGGCCATGGGCGTGCCGCTGATGCAGACCAAACTGATCGCCTTCGCGACCGGCGCGAGCTTCGCCGGGGTCATGGGCATGATCTTCGCCGCGAAGCAGCAGTTCATCAGCCCCGAGAGCTTCGTGTTGAACCAGAGCATCGCGATCCTGTCCATGGTCATCCTGGGCGGCATGGGGTCCTTCCCCGGCGTGATCCTGGGGGCGGCGGTCGTGACCCTGCTGAACCTGCGCATCCTGCCCGGCCTGGGCGAGGCCACCGCGAACGTCCCCTGGATTCCGCAGGACGCCAATCCCGGCCAGCTGCAGCGCCTGATCTTCGGCGCGATCCTGGTCGCCATGATGCTCCTGCGGCCCGAGGGTCTGCTGCCCAACCGCAGGCGGCAGCTGGAACTGCACCACGACGACAACCAGGAAGACGAGAGTGCCCAGGGTAACGCGGGCGCGCTCGGCACGGCCAGCGGCGACGTGTACAGCGCCGGGTACGCCCCGGCCAAGGAAGACGACAAGGCAGGGGGCAGCAGGTGA
- a CDS encoding branched-chain amino acid ABC transporter permease, whose amino-acid sequence MELSTLLPFLANVIVGGLVLGFVYAIIALGYTMVYGVLQLINFAHSEVFVTGAVVGFEVFRVLAPVNMNGYLKLLIALLAAMTISGLLNVVIERLAYRPLRGAPKLVPLITAIGVSLILQDVLRVIEGFQGRFDLTYTLPTGFSSAFCGPESSCAPLGKFLTGIGVSLQLKDVILIIVSLLSLAVLNYIVNRTRMGKAIRAVAQDRVTAGLMGIDGNRMISATFLIGGALGGISGVLFGMKFGTINAYSGFIPGVTAFTAAVLGGIGSIPGAVLGGLLLGVLEKLIGVSNVFGELLGIKNLAVIDDSYSKLGAFIALVLILIFKPTGLLGKSNVEKV is encoded by the coding sequence TTGGAACTGTCCACTCTGCTGCCCTTCCTGGCGAACGTGATCGTCGGCGGGCTCGTGCTGGGCTTCGTGTACGCCATCATCGCCCTGGGTTACACCATGGTGTACGGCGTGCTCCAGCTCATCAACTTCGCGCACAGCGAAGTGTTCGTCACCGGAGCCGTCGTCGGCTTCGAAGTCTTCCGCGTCCTCGCCCCCGTGAACATGAACGGGTACCTGAAACTCCTGATCGCGCTGCTGGCCGCCATGACCATCTCGGGCCTGCTGAACGTGGTCATCGAACGCCTCGCGTACCGACCGCTGCGCGGCGCACCGAAACTGGTGCCGCTGATCACCGCGATCGGCGTGTCCCTGATCCTCCAGGACGTCCTGCGCGTCATCGAGGGCTTCCAGGGCCGCTTCGACCTGACGTACACCCTGCCCACCGGGTTCTCCTCGGCGTTCTGCGGCCCCGAGAGCAGTTGCGCGCCCCTCGGGAAATTCCTGACCGGCATCGGCGTGAGCCTGCAGCTCAAGGACGTCATCCTGATCATCGTGTCGCTGCTGAGCCTCGCGGTGCTGAACTACATCGTGAACCGCACCCGCATGGGCAAGGCCATCCGCGCCGTCGCGCAGGACCGCGTGACCGCCGGCCTGATGGGCATCGACGGCAACCGCATGATCAGCGCCACCTTCCTGATCGGCGGCGCACTGGGCGGCATCAGCGGCGTCCTGTTCGGCATGAAATTCGGCACCATCAACGCCTACAGCGGCTTCATTCCCGGCGTGACCGCCTTCACGGCCGCCGTGCTGGGCGGCATCGGCTCGATTCCCGGCGCGGTGCTGGGCGGCCTGCTGCTGGGCGTGCTGGAGAAACTGATCGGCGTGTCCAACGTGTTCGGTGAACTGCTGGGCATCAAGAACCTCGCCGTGATCGACGACTCGTACAGCAAACTGGGTGCGTTCATCGCGCTGGTGTTGATCCTGATCTTCAAACCCACCGGTCTGCTCGGCAAGAGCAACGTGGAGAAAGTATGA
- a CDS encoding branched-chain amino acid ABC transporter substrate-binding protein has translation MKKSALSLTVLAALALGTASAQTTIKIASLSPLSGGQSDLGTQIRNGAQLAVNEYKAQFKKLGFDLVLVPYDDQADPATGTAAARKIAADRQILAVVGTLNSGVAIPASQALVSSKVAMVSPANTANGVTDRGLSNMNRIVARDDAQGPAGANFISGTLKAKKVYVLNDKTAYGEGLAKEVEKALKAKGVTVSANEGTEEKSDFSSIVAKIKLANPDAIYFGGIYNQVGVFIKQLREAGVQTPVVGGDGLDSGELPVIVGEANANNIYFTTVAAPLSALPAAKVFATNYKKTFNDDAQGFGAFGYDAAKVVVQGVLNAVRANKNKLPTRAQVESAIRKGSFTGLLSGNVSFNSAGDRKAATLYVMNVTAGKFKLSTSIPVKPVKQ, from the coding sequence ATGAAGAAAAGCGCACTCAGCCTGACCGTTCTCGCCGCCCTCGCCCTCGGCACCGCCTCCGCGCAGACCACCATCAAGATCGCCAGCCTCAGCCCCCTCTCCGGCGGCCAGAGCGACCTGGGCACCCAGATCCGCAACGGCGCCCAGCTGGCCGTCAACGAGTACAAAGCCCAGTTCAAGAAACTCGGCTTCGACCTCGTCCTCGTCCCCTACGACGACCAGGCCGACCCCGCCACCGGCACCGCCGCCGCCCGCAAGATCGCCGCTGACCGCCAGATCCTCGCCGTCGTCGGCACCCTGAACAGCGGCGTCGCCATCCCCGCCAGCCAGGCCCTGGTGTCCAGCAAGGTCGCCATGGTGTCCCCCGCCAACACCGCCAACGGCGTCACCGACCGCGGCCTGAGCAACATGAACCGCATCGTCGCCCGTGACGACGCGCAGGGCCCCGCCGGTGCCAACTTCATCAGCGGCACCCTGAAAGCCAAGAAGGTCTACGTCCTGAACGACAAGACCGCCTACGGCGAAGGTCTGGCCAAGGAAGTCGAGAAGGCCCTGAAGGCCAAGGGTGTCACCGTCAGCGCCAACGAAGGCACCGAGGAGAAGAGCGACTTCTCCAGCATCGTCGCGAAGATCAAGCTCGCCAACCCCGACGCCATCTACTTCGGCGGCATCTACAACCAGGTGGGCGTGTTCATCAAGCAGCTGCGTGAAGCCGGCGTGCAGACCCCCGTGGTCGGCGGCGACGGCCTGGACAGCGGCGAGCTGCCCGTCATCGTCGGCGAGGCGAACGCGAACAACATCTACTTCACGACCGTCGCCGCGCCCCTGAGCGCGCTGCCCGCCGCGAAGGTCTTCGCCACCAACTACAAGAAGACCTTCAACGACGACGCCCAGGGCTTCGGCGCCTTCGGCTACGACGCCGCCAAGGTGGTCGTGCAGGGCGTGCTGAACGCCGTGCGCGCCAACAAGAACAAGCTGCCCACCCGCGCGCAGGTCGAGAGTGCCATCCGCAAGGGCAGCTTCACGGGTCTGCTGTCCGGCAACGTCAGCTTCAACTCCGCCGGTGACCGTAAGGCCGCGACCCTGTACGTGATGAACGTCACCGCCGGGAAGTTCAAGCTCAGCACCAGCATCCCCGTCAAGCCCGTCAAGCAGTAA
- a CDS encoding M1 family metallopeptidase — MLRTALSTVLLAVLTPSTPMGDTLYPHLGQLGLNVTHYDLRLTVPTPGTPDLRSDTTLTLHAERDLPDVQLDYSGPAILNVTWNGQPVPHRRAADKLIIPLPLPAGQDVRLRVTAAGPAGGVPDPTLNITLGWQSVPATPTQPGANFTFSEPDGTRSFIPCNDHPADPATFTTTLTVPRGVTAVAGGTRLADHPNLDGTHSVTYTLTTPIPTYALGISVGTLDTVRRPDLRIGDQHVTLTDYFPTSIPDTVRAPYARTGDILTALSDWFGPYPFSTYGSVVVTPDLPALETATLSTMPVRSSRERVIVHEIAHQWFGNAVPLGDWSDTWLNEGFATYAELLWTQAQGQDTAPLLRGWRDRLRPGTRPLTATTPAQMFDATAYARGALALHALRTQIGDDAFRAFLHTYARTRAGQPTRTADMLHLTRTQLGPEAATLLENWITQPELP; from the coding sequence ATGCTGCGAACCGCGCTGAGCACCGTCCTGCTCGCCGTCCTCACGCCCTCCACCCCCATGGGCGACACCCTGTACCCCCACCTGGGCCAGCTCGGCCTGAACGTCACCCACTACGACCTGCGCCTCACCGTCCCCACCCCCGGCACCCCGGACCTGCGCAGCGACACCACCCTGACCCTGCACGCCGAACGCGACCTGCCGGACGTCCAGCTCGACTACAGCGGACCGGCCATCCTGAACGTCACCTGGAACGGTCAGCCCGTCCCCCACCGCCGCGCCGCCGACAAGCTGATTATCCCCCTGCCCCTACCCGCAGGTCAGGACGTCCGCCTCCGCGTCACGGCCGCCGGACCCGCCGGGGGCGTCCCCGACCCCACCCTGAACATCACGCTGGGCTGGCAGAGCGTGCCCGCCACCCCCACCCAGCCCGGCGCGAACTTCACGTTCAGCGAACCCGACGGCACGCGCAGCTTCATCCCCTGCAACGACCACCCCGCCGACCCCGCCACCTTCACCACCACCCTGACCGTCCCGCGCGGCGTCACGGCCGTCGCCGGCGGTACCCGCCTCGCCGACCACCCCAACCTCGACGGCACGCACAGCGTCACGTACACCCTGACCACCCCCATCCCCACCTACGCGCTGGGCATCAGCGTCGGCACGCTCGACACCGTCCGCCGCCCCGACCTGCGCATCGGGGACCAGCACGTCACCCTCACCGATTACTTTCCCACCAGCATCCCCGACACCGTCCGCGCCCCCTACGCCCGTACTGGCGACATCCTGACTGCCCTGAGCGACTGGTTCGGCCCGTACCCCTTCAGCACCTACGGCTCGGTCGTCGTCACCCCGGACCTCCCCGCGCTGGAAACCGCGACCCTGAGCACCATGCCCGTCCGCTCCAGCCGCGAACGCGTCATCGTTCACGAAATCGCCCACCAGTGGTTCGGGAACGCCGTCCCGCTGGGCGACTGGAGCGACACCTGGCTGAACGAGGGCTTCGCCACCTACGCCGAACTCCTGTGGACGCAGGCCCAGGGACAGGACACCGCCCCCCTCCTGCGCGGCTGGCGCGACCGCCTGCGCCCCGGCACCCGCCCCCTGACCGCCACCACCCCCGCCCAGATGTTCGACGCGACCGCCTACGCCAGAGGCGCCCTGGCCCTGCACGCCCTGCGCACCCAGATCGGGGACGACGCCTTCCGGGCCTTCCTGCACACCTATGCCCGCACCCGCGCCGGACAGCCCACCCGCACCGCCGACATGCTGCACCTGACCCGCACCCAGCTCGGCCCGGAGGCGGCCACGCTGCTGGAGAACTGGATCACGCAACCGGAACTGCCCTGA
- a CDS encoding BON domain-containing protein, translating to MWPFGKSTADRVKDALNEQPRLKDLGLQVQERGGAVSVSGMVPNSRYMNLIRVIAEGINGVKSVDLSGVTAQEEAAAPAQPAPAAPDATVTEIAPTTGNMNASADMDAEIKQAEDRSRVAKAVLSAIRSNGELADDPIDVLQSGSSVILRGVVDNDHEKRLLEQVARGVDGVSGVDISGVRVAQGAKEMAKEKDQESGDTVYTVKPGDSLSAIAQKFYGDPMQYKKIAHYNNISNPDLIHPGDRLRIPG from the coding sequence ATGTGGCCATTCGGAAAGAGCACAGCGGACCGCGTCAAAGACGCGCTGAACGAGCAACCCCGACTGAAGGACCTGGGCCTGCAGGTGCAGGAACGCGGCGGCGCCGTCAGCGTCAGCGGCATGGTACCCAACTCGCGGTACATGAACCTCATCCGCGTGATCGCGGAAGGCATCAACGGTGTCAAGTCCGTTGACCTGTCCGGCGTGACCGCCCAGGAGGAAGCCGCCGCGCCCGCCCAGCCCGCCCCGGCCGCGCCCGACGCCACCGTCACCGAGATCGCCCCCACCACCGGCAACATGAACGCCAGCGCGGACATGGACGCCGAGATCAAACAGGCCGAAGACCGCAGCCGCGTCGCCAAGGCCGTCCTGAGTGCCATCCGCAGCAACGGCGAACTGGCCGACGACCCCATCGACGTTCTCCAGAGCGGCAGCAGCGTCATCCTGCGCGGCGTCGTGGACAACGACCACGAGAAACGCCTGCTGGAACAGGTCGCGCGCGGCGTGGATGGCGTCAGTGGCGTGGACATCAGCGGCGTGCGCGTCGCCCAGGGTGCCAAGGAGATGGCGAAGGAGAAGGACCAGGAGTCCGGCGATACCGTGTACACCGTGAAGCCCGGCGACAGCCTGTCCGCCATCGCCCAGAAGTTCTACGGCGACCCCATGCAGTACAAGAAGATCGCCCACTACAACAACATCAGCAACCCGGACCTGATCCACCCCGGCGACCGCCTGCGCATCCCGGGCTGA
- a CDS encoding FtsW/RodA/SpoVE family cell cycle protein has translation MSIQLIIAQVMLLCLGVLGVATAEPGMIADHGLKALLALGFTLVIARLRPRAFLKLGPLAWGVTLFLLLLVPFVGVGTAESEATKRWLEFGPVRFQPSEMAKLGLVLMLASFFARRGVHNKLISATAMIMFTTFLVFIEPDLGTSVLMFGLGLVLMYAAGVRISNIIWFLLALVLLAIPVAGLYLEQHPYILSRWNQHYSAEEVREAGLGQIGLAHRDLSFGGIPGQGPDGLRYVYFGDHTDLVVASVGFSSGLLGVAMLLFAYWLIVMTALDVAHLASRVRPMTPEIHGASILAIGAMFMIVGQAFVNLCVAAGLFPVTGVPLPLVSYGFSSMLTMSVALAVIHSAMREVRRQLSGLDTPDSQDAQAPLPAPAPATD, from the coding sequence GTGAGCATTCAGTTGATCATCGCGCAGGTCATGCTGCTGTGCCTGGGCGTGCTGGGCGTCGCGACCGCCGAGCCGGGCATGATCGCCGATCACGGCCTGAAGGCGCTGCTGGCGCTGGGATTCACGCTGGTCATCGCCCGGTTGCGGCCCCGCGCGTTCCTGAAACTCGGTCCGCTGGCGTGGGGCGTGACCCTGTTCCTGCTGCTGCTCGTGCCGTTCGTCGGGGTGGGCACCGCCGAGAGCGAGGCGACGAAACGCTGGCTGGAGTTCGGCCCGGTGCGGTTCCAGCCGTCCGAGATGGCCAAGCTGGGGCTGGTGCTGATGCTCGCGTCGTTCTTCGCGCGGCGCGGCGTGCACAACAAACTGATCAGCGCGACCGCCATGATCATGTTCACGACGTTCCTGGTGTTCATCGAACCGGACCTGGGCACCAGCGTCCTGATGTTCGGGCTGGGACTGGTGCTGATGTACGCGGCGGGCGTGCGGATCAGCAACATCATCTGGTTCCTGCTGGCACTGGTCCTGCTGGCCATCCCGGTCGCGGGCCTGTACCTGGAGCAGCACCCGTACATCCTGTCGCGCTGGAACCAGCATTACTCTGCAGAAGAGGTGCGCGAGGCCGGGTTGGGGCAGATCGGCCTCGCGCACCGCGACCTGAGCTTCGGCGGGATTCCCGGCCAGGGTCCGGACGGCCTGCGGTACGTGTACTTCGGGGATCACACCGACCTGGTCGTCGCGTCGGTGGGGTTCTCGTCGGGGCTGCTGGGCGTGGCGATGCTGCTGTTCGCGTACTGGCTGATCGTGATGACGGCGCTGGACGTCGCGCATCTGGCCAGCCGGGTGCGGCCCATGACACCCGAGATTCACGGGGCGAGCATCCTGGCGATCGGGGCGATGTTCATGATCGTCGGGCAGGCGTTCGTGAACCTGTGCGTCGCGGCCGGGCTGTTCCCGGTGACGGGCGTTCCGCTGCCACTTGTCAGTTACGGCTTTTCCAGCATGCTGACCATGAGTGTCGCGCTGGCCGTGATTCACTCCGCGATGCGGGAGGTGCGGCGGCAGCTGAGTGGGCTGGACACCCCGGACTCGCAGGACGCGCAGGCGCCCCTGCCCGCACCGGCGCCCGCGACCGACTGA
- the murD gene encoding UDP-N-acetylmuramoyl-L-alanine--D-glutamate ligase: MKLDRVLVYGLGRSGRGAARFLARAGVRGEWLDARPAPEDAALMDELGWARGDAGGAYDVVVAAPGVPIDHADLLALQSRGAEVIGEVVLAARLRPGLPMVGVTGTAGKGSTTVLVAQLLRAAGLNAREGGNIDPPLLDVVDSAEVAVVELSSFQLERVPGLRLPVAVITNLGVDHLDRHGTVETYHAAKRNITAGQEAGDVLVVPKGLNVATRAQVRPFSPGRIALADDTPVLDASELPEGVHPANAAAAVLAAEALLIHLDRPVDADVLAGALRAAQPVSGRFETVARIGNVRFVEDSIATRTLAVQAALERAAPPVAWLVGGRDKGADLLPLREAAAGRVAQVIAFGEDGEALARGLGLPYRVVSGADGEATMRAATQAGLDALGGPAGEGSVLLAPVGTSFDQFRDYKARGEAFRRAALTLAGAEVQG, from the coding sequence GTGAAGCTTGACAGGGTGCTGGTGTACGGGTTGGGGCGCAGTGGGCGGGGCGCGGCGCGGTTCCTGGCGCGGGCTGGCGTGCGGGGCGAGTGGCTCGACGCGCGGCCCGCGCCGGAGGATGCGGCGCTGATGGATGAACTGGGCTGGGCGCGCGGGGACGCCGGCGGCGCGTATGACGTGGTGGTGGCCGCGCCGGGCGTGCCGATCGATCATGCGGACCTGCTGGCCCTGCAGTCGCGCGGGGCGGAGGTGATCGGCGAGGTGGTCCTCGCGGCCCGCCTGCGTCCGGGCCTGCCGATGGTGGGTGTCACCGGAACGGCCGGGAAGGGCAGCACGACCGTGCTGGTCGCGCAATTGCTGCGCGCGGCGGGCCTGAACGCCCGCGAGGGCGGCAACATCGACCCGCCCCTGCTGGACGTCGTGGACAGCGCCGAGGTGGCGGTGGTGGAACTGTCCAGTTTCCAGCTGGAGCGCGTGCCGGGTCTGCGGCTGCCGGTGGCGGTCATCACGAATCTGGGCGTGGATCACCTGGACCGGCACGGGACGGTGGAGACGTACCATGCGGCGAAGCGGAACATCACGGCAGGTCAGGAGGCCGGGGACGTGCTGGTCGTGCCGAAGGGGCTGAACGTGGCGACCCGGGCGCAGGTGCGGCCCTTCTCGCCGGGCCGGATCGCGCTGGCTGACGACACGCCCGTGCTGGACGCCTCGGAACTGCCCGAGGGGGTGCATCCGGCGAACGCGGCGGCGGCGGTGCTGGCAGCCGAGGCCCTCCTGATCCACCTGGACCGCCCGGTGGACGCGGACGTGCTGGCCGGGGCGCTGCGCGCGGCTCAGCCGGTGTCCGGGCGGTTCGAGACGGTCGCGCGGATCGGGAATGTGCGGTTCGTGGAGGACTCGATCGCCACGCGCACCCTGGCCGTTCAGGCGGCCCTGGAACGCGCCGCGCCGCCAGTCGCGTGGCTGGTGGGTGGCCGGGACAAGGGCGCGGACCTCCTCCCGCTGCGCGAGGCGGCGGCCGGGCGGGTGGCGCAGGTCATCGCGTTCGGGGAGGACGGCGAGGCCCTGGCCCGTGGGCTGGGCCTTCCCTACCGGGTCGTGTCGGGCGCGGACGGTGAGGCGACGATGCGCGCCGCCACGCAGGCGGGACTGGACGCCCTGGGTGGACCGGCGGGTGAGGGCAGCGTGCTCCTCGCCCCGGTCGGCACGAGCTTCGATCAGTTCAGGGATTACAAGGCGCGGGGCGAGGCGTTCCGCCGCGCGGCATTGACCCTGGCGGGCGCGGAGGTGCAGGGGTGA